One genomic window of Bactrocera dorsalis isolate Fly_Bdor chromosome 4, ASM2337382v1, whole genome shotgun sequence includes the following:
- the LOC105233481 gene encoding protein crooked neck isoform X1 has product MNLQGLVITASSFGWKWVNANKNLFSKMERPQKMPKVAKVKNKAPAEIQITAEQLLREAKERDLEILPPPPKQKISDPAELADYQQRKRKVFEDNLRKNRMVVSHWIKYAQWEESQKEIQRARSIWERALDNDHRNITIWLKYAEMEMKNKQVNHARNLWDRAVTIMPRVNQFWYKYTYMEEMLDNVAGARQVFERWMEWQPEEQAWQTYVNFELRYKEIDRAREIYERFVYVHPDVKNWIKFARFEESHGFVHGARRVFERAVEFFGEDYIDERLFIAFARFEEGQKEHDRARVIYKYALDHLSKDRTQELYKAYTIHEKKYGDRAGIEDVIVSKRKFQYEQEVAVNPQNYDAWFDYLRLIEGEGDVDLIRETYERAISNVPPANEKNYWRRYIYLWINYALYEELEAVDFERTRQIYKTCLELIPHKKFTFSKIWLMYAQFEIRCKELQKARKTLGMAIGMCPRDKLFRGYIELEIQLREFDRCRLLYEKFLEFGPENCVTWMKFAELENLLGDTDRARAIFELAVQQPRLDMPELLWKAYIDFEVSQGETELARQLYERLLERTHHVKVWMSYAKFELLRQDSELADDPEINIKLSRRVYERANDTLRNGSDKESRVLLLEAWRDFERESGDSHTLNKVMEKMPRRVKKRQKIVSESGVEEGWEEVFDYIFPEDELARPNLKLLAAAKMWKKQKESINTEPPASNLCDDTNVEKDKS; this is encoded by the exons ATGAACCTCCAAGGATTAGTGATCACTGCTAGCAGCTTCGGTTGGAAATGGGTCAACGCAAACa aaAACCTCTTTAGCAAGATGGAAAGACCACAAAAAATGCCCAAAGTAGCCAAG gTCAAAAACAAGGCACCAGCGGAGATCCAGATTACTGCTGAACAATTGTTGCGCGAAGCTAAAGAACGTGACCTAGAAATTCTTCCCCCGCCTCCTAAGCAAAAGATTTCGGATCCTGCAGAATTAGCGGACTACCAACAACGAAAACGAAAAGTATTTGAagataatctccgaaaaaatcgCATGGTAGTAAGTCACTGGATTAAATACGCGCAATGGGAAGAATCACAGAAGGAAATACAGCGGGCACGTTCAATATGGGAACGCGCACTGGATAACGATCACCGTAATATCACTATATGGCTAAAGTATGcagaaatggaaatgaaaaacaaGCAAGTAAATCATGCGCGCAATTTATGGGATCGAGCCGTTACAATCATGCCCCGTGTTAATCAATTTTggtacaagtatacatatatggaagaAATGTTGGATAATGTAGCGGGAGCACGTCAAGTATTTGAAAGATGGATGGAGTGGCAACCGGAAGAACAAGCTTGGCAGACCTATGTTAACTTTGAATTGCGTTACAAAGAAATCGACCGTGCGCGCGAAATCTATGAGCGTTTTGTATATGTTCACCCTGATGTTAAAAACTGGATTAAATTTGCTCGTTTCGAAGAATCTCATGGATTTGTTCATGGTGCACGTCGTGTTTTTGAACGTGCTGTCgaattctttggagaggattACATTGATGAACGACTTTTCATTGCATTTGCACGTTTTGAAGAAGGTCAAAAAGAACACGATAGAGCGCGTGTGATTTACAAATATGCACTAGATCATCTATCAAAAGATCGAACACAGGAACTTTATAAAGCTTACACAATCCatgagaaaaaatatggcgACAGAGCAGGTATTGAAGATGTTATCGTTTCAAAGCGCAAATTCCAATATGAACAGGAGGTAGCTGTAAATCCGCAAAATTACGATGCTTGGTTCGATTATTTGCGACTAATTGAAG GTGAAGGCGATGTCGATCTTATACGCGAAACATATGAGCGTGCTATCTCTAACGTTCCTCCTGCCAATGAGAAAAACTATTGGCGCCGTTACATTTACTTATGGATTAATTATGCACTCTATGAAGAACTTGAAGCAGTGGATTTCGAACGTACGcgacaaatatacaaaacatgCCTCGAACTTATTCCGCACAAAAAGTTtacatttagtaaaatttggcTAATGTATGCACAGTTTGAAATTCGTTGCAAAGAATTACAAAAGGCTCGGAAGACTTTAGGAATGGCAATAGGTATGTGTCCACGCGACAAACTTTTCCGCGGTTACATAGAATTAGAAATTCAGTTGCGTGAATTCGACCGCTGCCGAttgttgtatgaaaaatttttagagTTTGGGCCTGAAAATTGTGTAACATGGATGAAATTTGCTGAGCTGGAAAACTTACTTGGTGATACGGATCGAGCCCGTGCAATTTTCGAACTGGCAGTCCAACAACCACGTCTTGACATGCCAGAACTGTTATGGAAAGCTTACATAGACTTCGAGGTATCACAAGGTGAAACGGAATTGGCTCGCCAACTCTACGAACGACTTTTGGAACGTACGCATCACGTTAAAGTGTGGATGTCATACgcaaaatttgaattattacgACAAGATTCTGAACTTGCTGATGAccctgaaataaatataaaattatccaGAAGGGTGTATGAGCGTGCTAACGATACTCTTCGTAATGGTAGTGACAAAGAATCCCGCGTGTTGTTGCTAGAGGCATGGCGTGATTTTGAACGGGAATCGGGAGATAGTCACACATTAAACAAAGTGATGGAGAAAATGCCTCGCCGTGTTAAGAAGCGGCAGAAGATTGTATCAGAAAGCGGCGTGGAAGAAGGATGGGAAGAAGTGTTTGACTATATTTTCCCAGAAGATGAGTTGGCGCGTCCTAATTTGAAACTATTGGCTGCCGCCAAAATGTGGAAGAAACAAAAGGAATCTATTAATACAGAACCTCCCGCAAGTAATTTGTGTGATGACACAAATGTAGAAAAAGATAAATCTTAA
- the LOC105233481 gene encoding protein crooked neck isoform X2, whose translation MERPQKMPKVAKVKNKAPAEIQITAEQLLREAKERDLEILPPPPKQKISDPAELADYQQRKRKVFEDNLRKNRMVVSHWIKYAQWEESQKEIQRARSIWERALDNDHRNITIWLKYAEMEMKNKQVNHARNLWDRAVTIMPRVNQFWYKYTYMEEMLDNVAGARQVFERWMEWQPEEQAWQTYVNFELRYKEIDRAREIYERFVYVHPDVKNWIKFARFEESHGFVHGARRVFERAVEFFGEDYIDERLFIAFARFEEGQKEHDRARVIYKYALDHLSKDRTQELYKAYTIHEKKYGDRAGIEDVIVSKRKFQYEQEVAVNPQNYDAWFDYLRLIEGEGDVDLIRETYERAISNVPPANEKNYWRRYIYLWINYALYEELEAVDFERTRQIYKTCLELIPHKKFTFSKIWLMYAQFEIRCKELQKARKTLGMAIGMCPRDKLFRGYIELEIQLREFDRCRLLYEKFLEFGPENCVTWMKFAELENLLGDTDRARAIFELAVQQPRLDMPELLWKAYIDFEVSQGETELARQLYERLLERTHHVKVWMSYAKFELLRQDSELADDPEINIKLSRRVYERANDTLRNGSDKESRVLLLEAWRDFERESGDSHTLNKVMEKMPRRVKKRQKIVSESGVEEGWEEVFDYIFPEDELARPNLKLLAAAKMWKKQKESINTEPPASNLCDDTNVEKDKS comes from the exons ATGGAAAGACCACAAAAAATGCCCAAAGTAGCCAAG gTCAAAAACAAGGCACCAGCGGAGATCCAGATTACTGCTGAACAATTGTTGCGCGAAGCTAAAGAACGTGACCTAGAAATTCTTCCCCCGCCTCCTAAGCAAAAGATTTCGGATCCTGCAGAATTAGCGGACTACCAACAACGAAAACGAAAAGTATTTGAagataatctccgaaaaaatcgCATGGTAGTAAGTCACTGGATTAAATACGCGCAATGGGAAGAATCACAGAAGGAAATACAGCGGGCACGTTCAATATGGGAACGCGCACTGGATAACGATCACCGTAATATCACTATATGGCTAAAGTATGcagaaatggaaatgaaaaacaaGCAAGTAAATCATGCGCGCAATTTATGGGATCGAGCCGTTACAATCATGCCCCGTGTTAATCAATTTTggtacaagtatacatatatggaagaAATGTTGGATAATGTAGCGGGAGCACGTCAAGTATTTGAAAGATGGATGGAGTGGCAACCGGAAGAACAAGCTTGGCAGACCTATGTTAACTTTGAATTGCGTTACAAAGAAATCGACCGTGCGCGCGAAATCTATGAGCGTTTTGTATATGTTCACCCTGATGTTAAAAACTGGATTAAATTTGCTCGTTTCGAAGAATCTCATGGATTTGTTCATGGTGCACGTCGTGTTTTTGAACGTGCTGTCgaattctttggagaggattACATTGATGAACGACTTTTCATTGCATTTGCACGTTTTGAAGAAGGTCAAAAAGAACACGATAGAGCGCGTGTGATTTACAAATATGCACTAGATCATCTATCAAAAGATCGAACACAGGAACTTTATAAAGCTTACACAATCCatgagaaaaaatatggcgACAGAGCAGGTATTGAAGATGTTATCGTTTCAAAGCGCAAATTCCAATATGAACAGGAGGTAGCTGTAAATCCGCAAAATTACGATGCTTGGTTCGATTATTTGCGACTAATTGAAG GTGAAGGCGATGTCGATCTTATACGCGAAACATATGAGCGTGCTATCTCTAACGTTCCTCCTGCCAATGAGAAAAACTATTGGCGCCGTTACATTTACTTATGGATTAATTATGCACTCTATGAAGAACTTGAAGCAGTGGATTTCGAACGTACGcgacaaatatacaaaacatgCCTCGAACTTATTCCGCACAAAAAGTTtacatttagtaaaatttggcTAATGTATGCACAGTTTGAAATTCGTTGCAAAGAATTACAAAAGGCTCGGAAGACTTTAGGAATGGCAATAGGTATGTGTCCACGCGACAAACTTTTCCGCGGTTACATAGAATTAGAAATTCAGTTGCGTGAATTCGACCGCTGCCGAttgttgtatgaaaaatttttagagTTTGGGCCTGAAAATTGTGTAACATGGATGAAATTTGCTGAGCTGGAAAACTTACTTGGTGATACGGATCGAGCCCGTGCAATTTTCGAACTGGCAGTCCAACAACCACGTCTTGACATGCCAGAACTGTTATGGAAAGCTTACATAGACTTCGAGGTATCACAAGGTGAAACGGAATTGGCTCGCCAACTCTACGAACGACTTTTGGAACGTACGCATCACGTTAAAGTGTGGATGTCATACgcaaaatttgaattattacgACAAGATTCTGAACTTGCTGATGAccctgaaataaatataaaattatccaGAAGGGTGTATGAGCGTGCTAACGATACTCTTCGTAATGGTAGTGACAAAGAATCCCGCGTGTTGTTGCTAGAGGCATGGCGTGATTTTGAACGGGAATCGGGAGATAGTCACACATTAAACAAAGTGATGGAGAAAATGCCTCGCCGTGTTAAGAAGCGGCAGAAGATTGTATCAGAAAGCGGCGTGGAAGAAGGATGGGAAGAAGTGTTTGACTATATTTTCCCAGAAGATGAGTTGGCGCGTCCTAATTTGAAACTATTGGCTGCCGCCAAAATGTGGAAGAAACAAAAGGAATCTATTAATACAGAACCTCCCGCAAGTAATTTGTGTGATGACACAAATGTAGAAAAAGATAAATCTTAA
- the LOC105233482 gene encoding fumarate hydratase, mitochondrial isoform X1, giving the protein MVLQAMRRSANLARGLHQLSQRNWVHSSLIKRGLASEAYRVESDTFGELKVPADKYYGAQTMRSKLNFPIGGSSERMPQPVIQAMGILKKAAAEVNKEFGLDAKVSDAISKAADDVISGKLYEDHFPLVIWQTGSGTQTNMNVNEVISNRAIELLGGELGSKSPVHPNDHVNKSQSSNDTFPTAIHISVALELNNNLKPAIKILHDALKAKSEEFKDIIKIGRTHTMDAVPLTLGQEFSAYAQQMAYALDRIDAALPRVYELALGGTAVGTGLNTRIGFAEKCAARIAQLTKLPFVSAPNKFEALAARDAMVEVHGVLNTIAVSLMKIGNDIRFLGSGPRCGLGELMLPENEPGSSIMPGKVNPTQCESLTMLAAQVMGNHVAVTVGGANGHFELNVFKPLIVSNVLRSIRLLSDGSRTFTSNCVNGIQANRDRIGKIMAESLMLVTALNPHIGYDKAAKIAKTAHKNGTTLKEEAINLGYLTAEQFEQWVKPSEMLGPK; this is encoded by the exons ATGGTGCTTCAAGCTATGAGACGTTCTGCAAATCTTGCGCGTGGTCTACACCAATTGAGCCAACGCAATTGGGTGCATTCATCGCTTATCAAGAGAGGATTG GCGTCTGAAGCTTATCGTGTAGAATCGGATACATTTGGCGAACTCAAAGTTCCAGCTGACAAGTATTATGGTGCCCAGACAATGCGTTCTAAGTTGAATTTTCCGATTGGCGGATCTTCTGAGCGCATGCCG CAACCGGTTATTCAAGCGAtgggaattttaaaaaaagctgCTGCTGAGGTTAACAAGGAGTTTGGTCTTGACGCCAAGGTCAGTGACGCTATTTCGAAAGCTGCTGACGATGTCATATCCGGTAAATTGTATGAAGATCATTTTCCCTTGGTGATTTGGCAAACAGGTTCAGGCACACAAACTAATATGAACGTCAATGAG GTGATTAGCAATCGTGCCATTGAATTGCTGGGTGGTGAATTGGGTTCAAAGAGCCCTGTCCATCCTAATGATCATGTGAATAAATCGCAGAGCTCTAATGACACATTCCCTACAGCTATTCATATTTCGGTTGCATTGGAACTCAACAATAACCTTAAACCTGCCATAAAAATTTTGCATGACGCTCTTAAAGCCAAATCTGAAGAATTCAAGGATATCATCAAAATCGGACGTACACATACTATGGATGCAGTGCCACTGACGTTGGGGCAAGAGTTTAGCGCTTATGCTCAGCAAATGGCATATGCACTCGATCGCATCGATGCCGCTCTGCCGCGCGTTTATGAATTGGCTTTGGGCGGTACAGCTGTTGGCACTGGCCTCAACACCCGTATTGGCTTTGCGGAAAAATGTGCCGCACGCATTGCTCAACTTACTAAACTGCCTTTTGTATCAGCGCCAAACAAGTTTGAAGCCTTGGCAGCACGTGATGCAATGGTGGAAGTACATGGTGTTTTAAATACAATCGCCGTTAGCTTGATGAAAATTGGAAACGATATTCGTTTCCTCGGTTCGGGTCCACGTTGCGGCTTGGGTGAACTGATGCTGCCAGAAAATGAGCCAGGCAGTTCGATTATGCCAGGTAAAGTGAATCCAACTCAATGCGAATCACTAACTATGTTAGCAGCGCAAGTTATGGGCAATCATGTTGCGGTAACTGTAGGCGGCGCCAATGGACATTTCGAATTGAATGTTTTCAAACCTTTAATCGTCTCGAACGTTCTACGTTCTATTCGTTTGCTAT cTGATGGCTCACGCACATTCACCTCCAATTGTGTCAATGGAATACAGGCGAATCGCGATCGTATTGGAAAGATCATGGCTGAATCCTTGATGTTGGTGACTGCATTGAATCCCCACATCGGTTACGATAAAGCTGCCAAGATTGCTAAGACTGCCCATAAGAATGGCACCACTTTGAAGGAGGAAGCCATCAACTTGGGCTACCTAACTGCCGAACAATTTGAGCAATGGGTTAAACCATCGGAAATGTTGGGTCCAAAATAA
- the LOC105233482 gene encoding fumarate hydratase, mitochondrial isoform X2 produces MASEAYRVESDTFGELKVPADKYYGAQTMRSKLNFPIGGSSERMPQPVIQAMGILKKAAAEVNKEFGLDAKVSDAISKAADDVISGKLYEDHFPLVIWQTGSGTQTNMNVNEVISNRAIELLGGELGSKSPVHPNDHVNKSQSSNDTFPTAIHISVALELNNNLKPAIKILHDALKAKSEEFKDIIKIGRTHTMDAVPLTLGQEFSAYAQQMAYALDRIDAALPRVYELALGGTAVGTGLNTRIGFAEKCAARIAQLTKLPFVSAPNKFEALAARDAMVEVHGVLNTIAVSLMKIGNDIRFLGSGPRCGLGELMLPENEPGSSIMPGKVNPTQCESLTMLAAQVMGNHVAVTVGGANGHFELNVFKPLIVSNVLRSIRLLSDGSRTFTSNCVNGIQANRDRIGKIMAESLMLVTALNPHIGYDKAAKIAKTAHKNGTTLKEEAINLGYLTAEQFEQWVKPSEMLGPK; encoded by the exons ATG GCGTCTGAAGCTTATCGTGTAGAATCGGATACATTTGGCGAACTCAAAGTTCCAGCTGACAAGTATTATGGTGCCCAGACAATGCGTTCTAAGTTGAATTTTCCGATTGGCGGATCTTCTGAGCGCATGCCG CAACCGGTTATTCAAGCGAtgggaattttaaaaaaagctgCTGCTGAGGTTAACAAGGAGTTTGGTCTTGACGCCAAGGTCAGTGACGCTATTTCGAAAGCTGCTGACGATGTCATATCCGGTAAATTGTATGAAGATCATTTTCCCTTGGTGATTTGGCAAACAGGTTCAGGCACACAAACTAATATGAACGTCAATGAG GTGATTAGCAATCGTGCCATTGAATTGCTGGGTGGTGAATTGGGTTCAAAGAGCCCTGTCCATCCTAATGATCATGTGAATAAATCGCAGAGCTCTAATGACACATTCCCTACAGCTATTCATATTTCGGTTGCATTGGAACTCAACAATAACCTTAAACCTGCCATAAAAATTTTGCATGACGCTCTTAAAGCCAAATCTGAAGAATTCAAGGATATCATCAAAATCGGACGTACACATACTATGGATGCAGTGCCACTGACGTTGGGGCAAGAGTTTAGCGCTTATGCTCAGCAAATGGCATATGCACTCGATCGCATCGATGCCGCTCTGCCGCGCGTTTATGAATTGGCTTTGGGCGGTACAGCTGTTGGCACTGGCCTCAACACCCGTATTGGCTTTGCGGAAAAATGTGCCGCACGCATTGCTCAACTTACTAAACTGCCTTTTGTATCAGCGCCAAACAAGTTTGAAGCCTTGGCAGCACGTGATGCAATGGTGGAAGTACATGGTGTTTTAAATACAATCGCCGTTAGCTTGATGAAAATTGGAAACGATATTCGTTTCCTCGGTTCGGGTCCACGTTGCGGCTTGGGTGAACTGATGCTGCCAGAAAATGAGCCAGGCAGTTCGATTATGCCAGGTAAAGTGAATCCAACTCAATGCGAATCACTAACTATGTTAGCAGCGCAAGTTATGGGCAATCATGTTGCGGTAACTGTAGGCGGCGCCAATGGACATTTCGAATTGAATGTTTTCAAACCTTTAATCGTCTCGAACGTTCTACGTTCTATTCGTTTGCTAT cTGATGGCTCACGCACATTCACCTCCAATTGTGTCAATGGAATACAGGCGAATCGCGATCGTATTGGAAAGATCATGGCTGAATCCTTGATGTTGGTGACTGCATTGAATCCCCACATCGGTTACGATAAAGCTGCCAAGATTGCTAAGACTGCCCATAAGAATGGCACCACTTTGAAGGAGGAAGCCATCAACTTGGGCTACCTAACTGCCGAACAATTTGAGCAATGGGTTAAACCATCGGAAATGTTGGGTCCAAAATAA
- the LOC105233483 gene encoding zinc finger MYND domain-containing protein 11, with protein MYRKAQPDCLRYFLSKLSSGSSSSAQFEDLVRVLVKEGNYEKSLASETVQNALKDGLLHNNTGSTRVPRLLRLPKPAEIIENNLHDFYCFECHLPGALTHCRQCCRSFHRLCYRKEPERPNYSVPSGKFQKNRPPAFSSDTDADSDANDTAQENTSFDYESDVRVPSSLLQLDTGSTNSGGQQRFTEEITVDSTSSPIQSDLNNFEDEVPNTSNATKICSELHRNQKIYREDFETESKAKVEVVCMGEIRPPTRKRPRTLTSNLSYKSEICLNEEQESDFELCTCCRLLKTAELRHPPNMRRDELSYLINFTFERNRSWVSNDVRSYLESKIPVELISDVSKLLFKFPDKHLESIAAKLREMQYNLLTEFFVDILDLQHNIGVFFGPNSMEMEATKWMVRDIAYDLAEIRRCPDCFRHSHEKHSSVWFAKPCVQRHELVFAKHSGFSYWPAKVIRLLPNNKYDVRFFGGNHSRALIESRLIRSIDTDIKSLKIGNKPAIKKALEELRIHQILSAYPPSIFSFHANKNEMEQIIRNALQRTTNQFLENTNKTRKPPVRRQTICNTAPHIRINTRLDISDDILSLPNVEPPVLSDSGFLNDTETRSRTKRSQYGNPKSPKRLTRSANTIISVVDLKQVQDQLDDALKVVAATQKKNEKLQANIEKLKASIKKHEHEKKILKRKQWCYWCLNEAIYLCCFRAAYCSQICQSRHWKDGHSKVCRNQNDQRQASSTT; from the exons atgtATCGAAAAGCTCAACCTGATTGCCTTCGCTACTTTCTGTCGAAACTAAGTTCAGGAAGCTCGAGCTCTGCCCAATTTGAAGACCTTGTACGCGTGCTTGTGAAAGAGGGAAATTACGAAAAAT CGCTAGCCTCGGAAACAGTACAAAATGCTTTGAAGGATGGTCTGCTACACAATAACACAGGCTCCACCAGAGTACCGCGTTTATTGCGTTTGCCAAAACCTGCAGAAATTATT GAGAATAATTTACATGATTTCTATTGTTTTGAGTGTCATTTACCGGGCGCCTTAACGCACTGCCGGCAGTGCTGCCGTTCGTTTCATCGACTCTGCTATCGTAAAGAACCAGAACGGCCCAACTACTCGGTACCATcaggaaaatttcaaaaaaatcgtcCTCCGGCGTTCAGTTCAGACACTGATGCTGACTCTGATGCCAATGACACCGCACAGGAAAATACTTCCTTCGATTATGAGAGTGACGTAAGGGTACCATCGTCTTTGCTGCAACTAGATACTGGTTCTACTAACAGCGGAGGCCAACAACGCTTCACCGAAGAGATTACAGTTGATAGCACATCTTCGCCTATTCAGTCCGATTTGAATAACTTTGAAGATGAAGTACCGAATACgtcaaatgcaacaaaaatttgCAGTGAGCTACATAGAAATCAGAAAATCTACCGAGAAGATTTTGAAACAGAGTCAAAGGCTAAAGTGGAAGTTGTTTGCATGGGCGAAATACGACCCCCAACGCGAAAACGTCCACGCACTCTCACGTCAAATTTGTCGTATAAAAGTGAGATCTGCTTAAATGAAGAACAAGAATCAGATTTTGAACTTTGTACGTGCTGTCGACTGTTAAAAACAGCTGAGCTGCGACATCCTCCAAATATGCGGCGGGACGAATTAAGTTACTTGATTAATTTTACGTTTGAGCGTAATCGTTCGTGG GTCAGTAATGACGTACGAAGTTACTTGGAGTCAAAAATACCTGTGGAATTGATTTCGGACGTTTCAAAATTACTATTCAAATTTCCCGATAAACATTTGGAATCCATAGCAGCTAAATTGAGAGAAATGCAGTATAACCTATTGACTGAATTCTTTGTTGACATACTTGACTTGCAGCATAACATTGGTGTATTTTTTGGTC CTAATAGCATGGAAATGGAAGCTACTAAATGGATGGTTCGTGACATAGCTTACGATTTGGCTGAGATTCGTCGTTGTCCAGATTGTTTCCGGCATTCACACGAAAAACATTCTAGCGTATGGTTTGCGAAACCATGCGTTCAACGACACGAATTAGTGTTTGCAAAGCACAGTGGTTTCTCATATTGGCCGGCAAAAGTAATTCGACTTCTACCAAACAATAAATACGATGTTCGATTTTTCGGCGGCAATCATTCACGTGCACTTATCGAATCACGTTTAATTCGCTCAATCGACACAGATATAAAATCTTTGAAGATCGGCAATAAACCGGCTATTAAAAAGGCGCTGGAAGAACTAAGAATACATCAAATTTTGTCGGCATACCCGCCtagtatattttcttttcatgcaaacaaaaatgaaatggaGCAAATTATAAGGAATGCTTTACAAAGAACAACAAATCAATTCCTGGAGAACACTAATAAGACGAGAAAACCTCCAGTACGTCGACAAACAATTTGTAACACCGCTCCACATATTAGAATAAATACCCGCTTGGATATCTCCGACGACATACTGTCTTTGCCTAATGTCGAACCGCCTGTTCTAAGTGACAGCGGATTTCTAAATGATACGGAAACCAGATCAAGAACGAAAAg atCGCAATATGGTAATCCAAAGTCACCGAAACGGCTAACACGTTCTGCAAATACAATAATAAGTGTGGTAGATTTAAAACAG GTTCAAGACCAACTTGATGACGCCTTAAAAGTGGTAGCAGCTacacaaaagaaaaatgaaaaattgcaagCTAATATAGAAAAGCTGAAAGCATCAATCAAAAAACATGAACATGAAAAGAAAATCCTTAAACGAAAACAGTGG tgcTACTGGTGCCTCAATGAAGCTATTTACTTATGTTGCTTTCGTGCTGCGTATTGTTCGCAAATTTGCCAGTCACGACACTGGAAGGACGGTCACAGTAAAGTGTGTAGAAATCAAAATGATCAACGCCAAGCAAGCTCCACAACATGA
- the LOC105233484 gene encoding insulin, translating to MMFPKHTVNFPNLLCLSLVVISFVFCVELSPHCTEALPLLPGGSNDVEFKRYCSTNLSDAIRLICGGRYYSLSRKFPDSVGMGHVSSLKRLAGEEGEYRQPFQGAIHECCRRPCGYPELKSYCEPDY from the exons ATGATGTTTCCAAAACACACCGTAAACTTTCCTAACCTGCTGTGCCTTAGTTTAGTCGTTATCAGTTTTGTATTTTGTGTGGAACTATCGCCGCACTGTACAGAAGCTTTACCTTTACTTCCTGGTGGTAGTAATGATGTGGAGTTCAAACGCTACTGTAGTACTAATCTCTCAGATGCGATCCGTCTCATATGCGGTGGACGCTACTACTCACTGTCTCGAAAATTTC cCGATAGTGTTGGCATGGGACACGTGTCCAGCCTGAAGCGGTTAGCCGGTGAGGAAGGTGAATATCGGCAACCTTTTCAAGGTGCCATACACGAGTGCTGTCGCCGTCCGTGCGGCTATCCGGAGCTCAAATCATATTGTGAACCCGATTACTGA